Sequence from the Cyanobacteria bacterium GSL.Bin1 genome:
GAACATTCTCAAATAAAGAATGAACCAAGTTCTTATCGTACAAATAACCAATGGCTTTTCTCCGTGCGGAGAGCGAACCGTCTTTTGCCAACGTAATAATTTTATCCACTTCCGACCGCACTGCTTTGGCACGAGTTTTGGTGGTAGTAATTTGTCCGTGTCGGATCAGCTCGGTTGCTAAAGAGCGCAATAAAGCCCGGCGTTGGTCAGCCGGACGACCGAGTTTTTTAACGCGACGACAATGACGCATGATCAGCCTCCTGCTTCAATTCAAGTTTTAGACGAGGTTAATTTAACTGGCTGCGGATTTTTCTTGGGGAAGGGTGATACCAAGGCGGTCATGCAATGCTTCCACCACTTCTTCTGCAGACTTTTGCCCGAAGTTCTTAATTTCTAAGAGATCTTCGTGGGTATAATCGAGCAAATCGGCAACGGAATTAATTTGAGCCCGTTTTAGACAGTTATAGGCCCGCACCGAGAGTTGTAATTCTTCGATGGGAATTTGTCCATTGGGGTCTTCTTCTTCTTCCTGTTCTTCTTGGGAGGGCTGGATATTCAAATCCCCAAGGGGATGGAATAGCTCTACCAGCACCGTTGCCGCTTGGGAGAGGGCTTCATCTGGTTTGACGCTGCCGTTGGTTGTAATTTCTAAAATGAGACGGTCTTTACTCTCTCCCTCATCGAGACGCGTTTCTTCAACCGTATATTTCACTTTAGAAACCGGCATAAAAACGGCATCAATTTGGAGGAAATCTAAAGAGCTGACATCTTCTTTTTCCAAATCAACGATGCGATAGCCCGTTCCCCGCTCAATCCGAATTTCCATCTCCAGTTTCGCACCCTCAGCTAGGGTTGCGACATACTGACTCGGATCAATGATTTCTACCTCTGAGGGAACATTAAAGTCTCCTGCGGTGAGTGTGACGGGTCCCGTGGCAGCTAAGCGCGCAATGTGCGGTCCCGGAGAATAACTCCTAAAGACCAGTTCTTTCAAATTCAGTAAAATTTCAAGGACATCTTCTCTAACTCCCGGAATTGTAGCAAATTCGTGAGTGACCCCAGCAATTCGGGTTGCGGTCACAGCTGTTCCTTCTAAGTTAGAGAGCAAAACCCGCCTCAGGGCATTCCCCACCGTAATGCCTTGACCCCTTTCTAGAGGTTCCAAGACAAACTTACTATATTGGCTTTGTGTTTTATTATCAGTTTTGGATTCGACACAATCGACAGTAAAGTCTTTTAGCTGCGCCACAGAGCAACCTCCCTTCATTAATTTCGTTATTTGTTATTCGAGATCCGTTATTTGTCGGTTGCCATTACTGTTTAATTAACAACAAATAACCAACAACTAATAACCAGCCGACTGTTCTAAACGCGACGACGCTTGGGCGGGCGGCACCCATTGTGGGGAATTGGGGTGACATCGCGAATGAGAGTAATTTCTAATCCCGCTCCCTGGAGAGCGCGAATGGCAGTTTCCCGACCGGCGCCAGGACCACTTACCATGACTTCAATTTGACGCATTCCTTGTTCAGTTGCCCGGCGACCGGCTTGGTCGGCTGCGGTTTGAGCAGCAAAAGGAGTGCCTTTTTTGGCTCCTTTAAAGCCACTTGAGCCCGCAGAGGCCCAAGAAATCACATCGCCTTTGGTATCTGAGATGGTAACGAGCGTATTGTTAAACGTGGACTGAATATGAGCAACGCCATTGGGAACGTTACGTTTGGTTTTTCTAGAGGAACTTTTTTTCGTTTGTCGCGCCATAAGGTTTTCGTTTTCCTGACTACTGATGATTGATTAACGTTCAAAGCAGCGACCCTCTTTTAATGAGGAGGGGTCATCTTTGACGGCAATTGCAATGGGAACAATGAATCTATTTCTTAGCTGGGGGTTTCTTTTTACCAGCAATCGCGAGTCGTTTCCCACGACGGGTGCGAGCATTGGTCCGAGTCCGCTGACCCCGTACCGGTAACCCAGAGCGGTGACGACGACCCCGGTAGGTGCCGATATCAACGAGACGCTTAATATTCATATTTTCTAAGCGCCGCAAATCCCCCTCAACTTGGTAATTTTCTTCAATATAAGACCGAAGGGTCGTTTCTTCATTTACATCCAGGTCTTTGGTTCGTGTATCCGGGTTAACGCCCGTTGCTGCTAAAATCTCTTGAGAACGGGATAAGCCAATTCCGTAAATGTAAGTGAGTGCAATTTCAACGCGTTTATCACGCGGAAGATCTACTCCTGCAATCCGTGCCACGTTTCTCTCCCTAATTGTTTTTTTCTGCTAAGATTTGGATAATTAGGTTTTATCCTTGACGTTGTTTATGCTTGGGATTGGAGCAAATTACCATTACTCGTCCTCTACGACGAATAACTCGGCAACGCTCACACATTTTTCGCACTGAAGGTCGAACTTTCATGGTCGTTTTGATAGACTACAAGCCTTTCATTATATCATGTTTGCAATATTATGTCAAAACCTCAAAGTTATCTTACTTTTTACGCAGACGATAGGTAATCCGTCCTTTTGTCAAATCATAAGGAGTTAACTCGACTTTGACTTTATCGCCGGGTAGAATTTTAATGTAGTTACGGCGAATTTTGCCAGAGATATGAGCGAGCACATTGAATCCGTTTTCTAAGTCCACACGAAACATCGCGTTAGGTAAGGACTCGGTAACGGTTCCTTCCATCTCAATTAAATCTTGTTTAGACATTGGGTTTAGTTTCTCCTCTAAGAGAGCATCGAATAACTTAGCTCTTCTGTAGAAAATTTGGGAAAAGAAGGCAAAGTTACCCATCGATAATCTTAGCAAAAATTCGCCAGGACAGGCTTTAGTACCCTTCTTTCATCGCTGTTTTAATGCGCTCAGTCACGGCTGAAAGGTGCTGATTGCCATCAACCTGTAAGAAGTGATTGCGTTGTTGATAAAAATGAATGAGGGCTTCAGTTTGGTTATGGAAAACATCTAACCGATGACGAATGGTATCTTTGGTATCATCTTTACGTCCCCGCCCTAATAACCGTTGCATGAGGATATCATCAGGAACATCTAAATAAATCACCAAGTCGTAAGCTGAGTTCAATTCACTTAACAGTTGGTCTAAAAATTCCGCTTGGTTAAGTGTGCGAGGAAAGCCATCCAAGATCCAGCCCGCTTTCGCATCGGTTTGTTGCAGCCGATCGCGCACTAATTCGGCTAAAACTTCATCCGGGACTAAATCGCCATTACTAACATAGGATTGGGCTTTTTGTCCGACTTCTGTTTGCTGCGCGATCGCGTTGCGTAAAATATCTCCAGTGGCAATATGAGGAATCTGGCAGGCTTCAGATAGCGCTTGGGCTTGTGTTCCTTTTCCTGCTCCCGGAGGTCCAAAAAAAATTAACCGAGAATATTGAGTCATTACTTGCTATTTATTTTTTGTTATGTTTTTTTGAAAAGACTAACAATCAACAACGAATAACCTATGATTAATTATTCATTGTTAATTGTTAATTGATTACTGTTTCACCATTCCTTCATAGCGTTGAGAGATCACACTACTTTGAATTTGCTTCGCCGTATCAATCGCAACCCCTACTAAAATTAAAAGCGAAGTTGCCCCCAATCCTTGGAAGGTGGTGACACCCGTTGCTGTTTCCACTGCTGTCGGAACAGTTGCCACAATTCCCAAGAAGATTGCCCCCAACAAAGTTAAGCGATTAATCACTTTTTGTAAATAATCACTAGTTGCTTTCCCTGGGCGAATCCCAGGAATACTAGCCCCCATTTTTTTCAAATTTTGAGACATATCCACTGGATTGACGACCAACGCCGCATAGAAGTAACTAAAGAAGAGAATCAACAGTAAATAAATGCTGACATATAGCCAAGGTGTTGGTCCACTGGGGTTCATGTAGGTGGAAATTTGAATTAAGACATCATTGATGAGTGCTCCAATTCCGGTTTGTTCTTCACCACCGCCCCCTTGAGTAAACTGAGCCAGTGAAGACGGCAAAATGAGCAGCGTCGATGCAAAAATAATGGGGAGGACACCGCCTTGGTTAACCCGCAAAGGAAGATAACTGGTTCGCTCTCGATATAAACGCCGTCCGACTTGGCGACGCGCTGAGACAATGGGAATCCGTCGTGTTCCCTCTTGAACAAAGACAATCCCCACAATCATGACGAGGAACACCAATGCCAAAATCAGCACCTGCGCCACTGCTTCTCGTCCACCGGTTTGAGCAAATTCAATGGTATTTCCCAACGTTCTTGGTAAGACAGCAACAATATTGACAAAAATTAATAATGAGGGACCGTTACCAATCCCTCGTTCTGTAATGAGCTCTGAGAGCCAAATGACAAACATTGACCCTGCCGTAAGAGCAATGACTGTCTTTAACAAAAAGATAGGACCCGGATTGTAAGCATAAGGTTGAACAAAAGTTGCCAAACCAAAACTGTTAAAAACAGCAGAAGCAAGGGCAACATAACGGGTAATTTGGGAAATTTTCCGTCGCCCGGCTTCCCCTTCATTTTTTTGTAAATTTTCTAAATAGGGAAGACCCGCAGTGAGTAACTGCATGATAATGGAAGCGTTAATGAAGGGAAGAATACCTAAGGCAAAAATCCCGACTGCCGATAAGCCACCGCCAGACAGGAAATTTAAAAATCCTGAAATGGGGCTATTTTGCACCGCTTCCGCAAAGCTAGCGCGATCAATTCCTGGAACAGGAATCCGCACACCCAATCGGACTAATAAAATGAGTCCGACTGTGATCAACAAGCGACTGCGCAACCCAGCCGCTTGTGCCATCTGCATAAATGTTTCTTGTGCGTTTGGGGTTCTTTCTCTACTAACAACCATGAAGGATTATTTCTCCCCGATATTGGAATTGACTAAACGTTGGATTGTAGTGAATTGACTGAAATGAATTAAGTCAATTCTTCACAGCTTCCCCCTGCCGATTCAATT
This genomic interval carries:
- the rplQ gene encoding 50S ribosomal protein L17, which encodes MRHCRRVKKLGRPADQRRALLRSLATELIRHGQITTTKTRAKAVRSEVDKIITLAKDGSLSARRKAIGYLYDKNLVHSLFENVQERYGNRNGGYTRVLRTIRRRGDNAEMAVIELV
- a CDS encoding DNA-directed RNA polymerase subunit alpha is translated as MKGGCSVAQLKDFTVDCVESKTDNKTQSQYSKFVLEPLERGQGITVGNALRRVLLSNLEGTAVTATRIAGVTHEFATIPGVREDVLEILLNLKELVFRSYSPGPHIARLAATGPVTLTAGDFNVPSEVEIIDPSQYVATLAEGAKLEMEIRIERGTGYRIVDLEKEDVSSLDFLQIDAVFMPVSKVKYTVEETRLDEGESKDRLILEITTNGSVKPDEALSQAATVLVELFHPLGDLNIQPSQEEQEEEEDPNGQIPIEELQLSVRAYNCLKRAQINSVADLLDYTHEDLLEIKNFGQKSAEEVVEALHDRLGITLPQEKSAAS
- the rpsK gene encoding 30S ribosomal protein S11; amino-acid sequence: MARQTKKSSSRKTKRNVPNGVAHIQSTFNNTLVTISDTKGDVISWASAGSSGFKGAKKGTPFAAQTAADQAGRRATEQGMRQIEVMVSGPGAGRETAIRALQGAGLEITLIRDVTPIPHNGCRPPKRRRV
- the rpsM gene encoding 30S ribosomal protein S13 is translated as MARIAGVDLPRDKRVEIALTYIYGIGLSRSQEILAATGVNPDTRTKDLDVNEETTLRSYIEENYQVEGDLRRLENMNIKRLVDIGTYRGRRHRSGLPVRGQRTRTNARTRRGKRLAIAGKKKPPAKK
- the rpmJ gene encoding 50S ribosomal protein L36, whose amino-acid sequence is MKVRPSVRKMCERCRVIRRRGRVMVICSNPKHKQRQG
- the infA gene encoding translation initiation factor IF-1, yielding MSKQDLIEMEGTVTESLPNAMFRVDLENGFNVLAHISGKIRRNYIKILPGDKVKVELTPYDLTKGRITYRLRKK
- a CDS encoding adenylate kinase, with protein sequence MTQYSRLIFFGPPGAGKGTQAQALSEACQIPHIATGDILRNAIAQQTEVGQKAQSYVSNGDLVPDEVLAELVRDRLQQTDAKAGWILDGFPRTLNQAEFLDQLLSELNSAYDLVIYLDVPDDILMQRLLGRGRKDDTKDTIRHRLDVFHNQTEALIHFYQQRNHFLQVDGNQHLSAVTERIKTAMKEGY
- the secY gene encoding preprotein translocase subunit SecY — encoded protein: MVVSRERTPNAQETFMQMAQAAGLRSRLLITVGLILLVRLGVRIPVPGIDRASFAEAVQNSPISGFLNFLSGGGLSAVGIFALGILPFINASIIMQLLTAGLPYLENLQKNEGEAGRRKISQITRYVALASAVFNSFGLATFVQPYAYNPGPIFLLKTVIALTAGSMFVIWLSELITERGIGNGPSLLIFVNIVAVLPRTLGNTIEFAQTGGREAVAQVLILALVFLVMIVGIVFVQEGTRRIPIVSARRQVGRRLYRERTSYLPLRVNQGGVLPIIFASTLLILPSSLAQFTQGGGGEEQTGIGALINDVLIQISTYMNPSGPTPWLYVSIYLLLILFFSYFYAALVVNPVDMSQNLKKMGASIPGIRPGKATSDYLQKVINRLTLLGAIFLGIVATVPTAVETATGVTTFQGLGATSLLILVGVAIDTAKQIQSSVISQRYEGMVKQ